In Xylanibacter ruminicola 23, a single genomic region encodes these proteins:
- a CDS encoding cobyric acid synthase, protein MKKLHPLMFVGTGSDVGKSILAAAFCRIFRQDGYAPAPFKAQNMALNSYATPDGFEIGRAQAVQAEAAGIPCETDMNPLLLKPSSDHTSQVVLHGKPLGNKHAYDYWRRGCSDIDYRQEVCGAFDRLAARYNPIVMEGAGSISEINLRATDLVNLPMARHAQADVILVGDIDRGGVFASVYGSIALQTPEDRKLIKGIIINKFRGDMRLFDEGRRMLEDLCGVPVLGVVPYYKDIYIDEEDSVALEQKRRQLIAGKVNVAVVLLRHISNYTDFDTLERHPRVNLFYTNNISDLEQADFIILPGTKSTLDDLLELRRNGCAQTIMRAHRDGKMVIGICGGYQMLGLSVDDPDGVEGSIASLPGLGLLPIHTTMSAEKTTRQVSFQFNGQTCQGYEIHQGVSDTDEMIMQTDHCIGTYIHGFLDNQSVIDYLLGTKQTFTAQDADSFKNEQYNKLAAHVRQHVDIQRIYEIMSHD, encoded by the coding sequence ATGAAGAAGTTACACCCCCTGATGTTCGTTGGTACAGGCAGTGATGTGGGTAAGAGCATCCTAGCTGCAGCCTTCTGTCGCATCTTCCGTCAGGATGGATATGCGCCAGCGCCTTTTAAAGCACAGAATATGGCGCTTAACTCTTATGCCACACCCGACGGTTTCGAGATAGGACGTGCACAGGCTGTACAGGCCGAGGCGGCTGGCATCCCTTGTGAGACGGATATGAATCCGCTACTTCTTAAACCCAGTTCTGACCATACGTCGCAAGTGGTGCTGCATGGCAAGCCATTGGGCAACAAGCATGCCTACGACTACTGGCGGCGGGGCTGTTCCGATATCGATTACCGACAGGAAGTATGCGGAGCCTTCGATCGCTTGGCGGCTCGCTATAATCCCATCGTGATGGAGGGCGCTGGCAGTATCTCGGAAATCAATTTGCGTGCAACCGACTTGGTGAATCTGCCGATGGCACGCCATGCGCAGGCGGATGTGATACTGGTGGGTGACATTGATAGAGGTGGCGTGTTTGCATCGGTCTATGGCAGTATTGCACTGCAGACACCTGAGGATAGAAAACTCATCAAGGGTATTATCATCAATAAGTTTCGTGGTGATATGCGTCTTTTCGACGAGGGGCGACGGATGCTCGAGGATCTGTGTGGAGTACCTGTGTTAGGCGTGGTGCCATACTATAAGGATATCTATATCGACGAGGAGGATTCGGTGGCGCTGGAGCAGAAGCGCCGGCAGTTGATAGCTGGTAAGGTGAACGTGGCAGTGGTGCTGTTGCGACATATCTCCAATTATACCGATTTCGACACCCTGGAGCGTCATCCGCGTGTGAACCTGTTTTATACCAATAATATCTCGGATCTGGAGCAGGCTGATTTCATCATCCTGCCTGGCACGAAATCAACCCTCGACGACCTGTTGGAGTTGCGTCGGAACGGTTGTGCACAGACTATCATGCGCGCCCATCGCGATGGTAAGATGGTGATAGGTATCTGTGGTGGTTATCAGATGCTGGGACTTTCGGTGGATGATCCTGATGGTGTGGAAGGTTCGATAGCCAGTCTGCCTGGTCTTGGACTGCTGCCCATCCACACCACCATGAGCGCAGAGAAGACCACCCGTCAGGTGAGTTTCCAGTTTAATGGTCAGACCTGTCAGGGTTACGAGATTCATCAGGGCGTGAGTGATACCGATGAGATGATCATGCAGACGGATCATTGTATTGGTACATATATTCACGGTTTCCTCGACAATCAGTCGGTTATCGACTATCTGTTGGGTACTAAGCAGACTTTCACAGCGCAGGATGCCGATTCTTTTAAGAACGAGCAGTATAATAAGTTGGCAGCCCACGTGCGCCAGCATGTTGATATACAGCGTATTTATGAGATAATGAGTCATGATTAA
- a CDS encoding glycoside hydrolase family 2 TIM barrel-domain containing protein yields MKKGLITMLLAAPLSVFAQQRQEITLSDNWLFSQNKSDWQTVCVPHDWAIAGPFDKKWDLQKVAIEQNGETEATEKSGRSGALPWIGEGHYKRTITIPEGYKHAMLVFDGAMSEPTVSINGMQAGYWAYGYNTFRVNITPFIQTGDNLLEVDLQNVEESSRWYPGAGIYRPVKLVLTKYGWIDPWKTYIRTRELSANLAVLDVNVGIGSALDGGLKFDVEICDATGKVVASGSSDDLNNEGIAQMAITVNQPQLWSPESPYLYTARIKYSQSGELLDEVTQKFGIRTIKCSKDGGFQLNGVSRKIKGVCLHHDLGPLGAAINKSALIRQIKMMKAMGCDAIRTSHNMPSQMQMDVCDSLGMMVMAESFDMWKYPKCKNGYARFFDEWWAKDITNLVLANRNHPSIIMWSIGNEIPEQGNKVEGPKMAKALQDLCHQLDPSRPVTQGMDRVDEAVNYGFAAVMDVPGYNYRLPKYKLYYEKLPQGFLLGSETASTVSSRGVYKFPVEIKDNSQYASWSPGYIPGAVLKEDGQCSAYDVEHCSWSNLPDDDWVMQDDLPWVIGEFVWTGYDYLGEPTPYDEYWPSRSSYFGICDLAGLPKDRYFLYRSKWNKDQHTIHLLPHWSFGKERVGKVTPVYCYTDYPAGELFVNGKSQGKVTKNPAERLDRYRLRWNNVVYKPGEVKVVVYDTQGNKAGEQTIRTAGKPSAIACDVWTQHDAPCLKADGDDLAFVTVSLTDKNGIMIPEADDQLTFEVTGAGTFEAVCNGDATSLEPFKEPTMKLFKGQLVVIVRGAKQPGTAILKVTDKSRKLSKTIEIKVG; encoded by the coding sequence ATGAAAAAGGGACTAATTACAATGCTGTTGGCAGCCCCGTTATCGGTGTTTGCCCAACAGCGACAGGAAATCACATTGAGTGATAACTGGCTCTTCTCACAAAACAAATCTGATTGGCAAACCGTTTGTGTGCCTCACGATTGGGCTATTGCAGGACCGTTTGATAAGAAATGGGACTTGCAGAAGGTGGCTATCGAACAGAATGGCGAAACCGAAGCAACCGAAAAGAGTGGACGTTCGGGTGCCCTGCCCTGGATTGGCGAAGGACATTATAAGCGAACCATCACTATCCCAGAAGGTTACAAGCATGCAATGCTGGTGTTCGATGGGGCTATGTCCGAACCTACAGTAAGCATCAACGGCATGCAGGCCGGCTATTGGGCCTACGGCTACAATACCTTCCGCGTGAATATCACCCCATTTATACAAACAGGCGACAACCTGCTGGAGGTTGATCTGCAGAATGTAGAAGAGAGCAGTCGCTGGTATCCTGGCGCTGGTATCTACCGTCCTGTAAAACTGGTACTTACAAAATACGGATGGATTGATCCTTGGAAAACTTATATCCGCACCCGCGAACTGAGTGCCAACCTGGCTGTACTTGATGTAAACGTGGGTATCGGCAGTGCGCTGGATGGTGGTTTAAAATTCGATGTGGAGATTTGCGATGCTACTGGTAAAGTAGTAGCAAGCGGCAGTAGTGACGACCTGAACAACGAAGGCATTGCACAAATGGCTATAACCGTTAATCAGCCCCAGCTGTGGAGCCCTGAGTCACCTTATTTATATACTGCTCGCATCAAATACTCGCAGAGTGGCGAACTGCTTGATGAAGTAACACAGAAGTTTGGTATCCGTACCATCAAATGCTCAAAGGATGGTGGTTTCCAGCTTAATGGCGTATCGCGCAAAATTAAGGGTGTTTGCTTGCATCACGACCTTGGTCCGTTGGGTGCCGCCATCAACAAGAGTGCACTTATCCGACAGATCAAGATGATGAAGGCGATGGGTTGTGATGCAATTCGTACATCGCACAATATGCCCAGTCAGATGCAGATGGATGTTTGCGATTCGTTGGGTATGATGGTGATGGCCGAGAGCTTCGACATGTGGAAATATCCCAAGTGCAAGAATGGTTATGCACGTTTCTTCGATGAGTGGTGGGCGAAGGATATCACCAACCTGGTGCTTGCCAACCGTAATCATCCCAGCATCATCATGTGGAGTATCGGCAACGAGATTCCTGAACAAGGCAATAAAGTCGAAGGTCCGAAGATGGCCAAGGCCCTGCAGGATCTCTGTCATCAGCTCGACCCCTCACGTCCCGTTACACAAGGTATGGACCGTGTAGATGAAGCCGTAAACTATGGTTTTGCTGCTGTCATGGATGTTCCAGGTTACAACTACCGACTGCCTAAATATAAACTGTATTACGAAAAGCTGCCACAGGGATTCCTGTTAGGTTCCGAAACGGCTTCAACCGTCAGCAGTCGCGGCGTATATAAGTTCCCTGTCGAGATTAAGGACAACTCGCAGTATGCCTCATGGTCGCCTGGTTATATTCCTGGTGCCGTACTGAAAGAAGACGGACAGTGTTCGGCTTATGATGTGGAGCATTGCTCGTGGAGTAATCTGCCCGACGACGATTGGGTGATGCAGGACGATCTGCCTTGGGTGATTGGTGAGTTTGTTTGGACAGGTTACGACTATCTGGGTGAGCCTACCCCATACGATGAGTACTGGCCCTCGCGCAGCAGCTATTTCGGCATCTGCGATTTGGCCGGTCTGCCTAAGGATCGTTATTTCCTGTATCGTTCTAAGTGGAACAAGGATCAGCATACTATCCATCTGCTGCCTCACTGGAGCTTTGGCAAGGAACGTGTTGGCAAGGTAACACCAGTTTATTGCTACACCGATTATCCTGCAGGCGAACTCTTTGTAAATGGTAAGAGTCAGGGTAAGGTAACTAAGAATCCAGCCGAGCGTTTGGACCGTTATCGTCTGCGTTGGAACAATGTGGTTTACAAGCCAGGCGAGGTAAAAGTGGTGGTTTACGACACCCAAGGCAACAAGGCTGGCGAGCAGACCATCCGTACAGCAGGCAAACCATCAGCCATCGCTTGTGATGTTTGGACACAGCACGATGCCCCATGTCTGAAGGCTGATGGCGACGATTTAGCCTTCGTTACTGTATCACTTACTGATAAGAATGGCATCATGATTCCAGAGGCCGACGATCAGCTTACTTTTGAGGTGACTGGTGCAGGTACCTTCGAGGCTGTCTGCAATGGCGATGCCACCAGCTTAGAGCCATTTAAAGAGCCAACCATGAAGCTGTTTAAAGGTCAGTTGGTAGTTATTGTTCGTGGTGCTAAACAGCCAGGAACAGCCATCTTGAAGGTAACCGATAAGAGCAGAAAACTGAGTAAGACTATCGAGATTAAAGTAGGCTAA
- a CDS encoding sirohydrochlorin cobaltochelatase, whose translation MKQIKFLMLAMLTVVGSALFTACDSDDDNKSTQSNYDRYQQAVNQTVNAQKKSDKVILLVAFGSTWEQAYDTFDKVVDDYKAQFGGWDVYLSFSSAICINNARAGENVEPKDYYDPEHWLTAIGLAGYKQVVVQSLQVIPGEEYRRVRDSYVKDFMNNRNGDFTDAYMKSLDRQVVVGTPLMAEESDAKTLATTLNNEADVKAAVAQGIVAFMGHGNPEGYDYYGGNVRYLQLEEYLREINPNFYVGTVDMDETYAEDVLNHIAGGTFDYQIGDVTKTISYPENASKKAQLFVLMSIAGDHAHNDMADDEDDESWFSMFNAAGIETAAYETNYTEACWKKYKSGEEYIPGLAERSAVRKLWMNHTREAIAKLGTDDALSTPTTAAE comes from the coding sequence ATGAAACAGATTAAGTTTTTGATGCTGGCCATGCTGACAGTAGTGGGCAGCGCACTGTTTACAGCTTGCGACAGCGATGATGACAACAAATCAACACAGTCGAACTATGACAGGTATCAGCAGGCTGTGAACCAGACAGTGAATGCACAGAAGAAGAGTGACAAGGTGATCCTGCTGGTAGCCTTCGGTTCTACCTGGGAACAGGCCTATGACACCTTTGATAAGGTGGTGGATGACTACAAGGCTCAGTTCGGTGGATGGGATGTATATCTCTCATTCTCTTCGGCCATCTGTATCAACAATGCCCGTGCGGGTGAGAATGTGGAACCTAAGGACTATTACGACCCCGAGCACTGGCTCACCGCTATCGGTCTGGCTGGTTACAAGCAGGTGGTGGTACAGTCGCTGCAGGTAATCCCTGGTGAAGAGTATCGCCGTGTGCGCGACAGCTATGTGAAGGACTTTATGAACAACCGTAATGGTGACTTCACTGATGCTTACATGAAGAGTCTGGACCGCCAGGTGGTTGTAGGTACCCCACTGATGGCTGAGGAGAGCGACGCCAAGACACTGGCTACCACACTGAACAACGAGGCTGACGTGAAGGCCGCTGTGGCTCAGGGTATCGTGGCTTTCATGGGTCATGGTAATCCAGAGGGTTACGACTACTATGGTGGTAACGTGCGCTACCTGCAGCTCGAGGAGTATCTGCGCGAAATCAATCCTAACTTCTATGTAGGTACCGTTGATATGGACGAGACTTATGCCGAGGATGTTCTTAACCACATTGCTGGTGGCACATTCGACTATCAGATTGGCGATGTAACCAAGACCATATCTTATCCTGAGAATGCAAGCAAGAAGGCTCAGCTGTTTGTGCTGATGAGTATCGCCGGTGATCACGCCCACAACGATATGGCTGATGATGAGGATGATGAAAGCTGGTTCTCTATGTTTAATGCTGCAGGCATTGAGACTGCTGCCTATGAGACCAACTACACTGAGGCTTGCTGGAAGAAGTATAAGAGCGGCGAGGAGTATATCCCCGGACTGGCTGAGCGTAGTGCCGTGCGCAAGTTGTGGATGAACCACACCCGTGAGGCTATCGCCAAGCTGGGCACCGACGACGCCCTCTCGACTCCTACAACAGCTGCCGAATAA
- the cbiB gene encoding adenosylcobinamide-phosphate synthase CbiB, whose product MINPIALLIGWLLDLIFGDPVKLPHPIVWFGRMIAFGERHLNHGNHRKLKGALMAIGFIVAIFATTWFIRKCCLLVNVYLLLAFDAIAVFYCLAGTTLIREVRQVFLALDRSLDEGRAQVARIVGRDTSELSAQEVRTAALETLAENLSDGVIAPLFWLMLLGTPGMLAYKMVNTLDSMIGYHTERYLQFGCWAARIDDVANYIPARLTALLMVIWCPKCLGFVRKYGCCHASPNSGYPEAALASILNCRFGGPHKYFGEVFDKPYIGDNDRELTTADMKTAVRVNRTAEIIMVVIVLASSLISLL is encoded by the coding sequence ATGATTAATCCGATAGCATTATTGATAGGTTGGCTACTCGATTTGATATTCGGCGACCCAGTGAAGTTGCCGCATCCCATCGTGTGGTTCGGACGAATGATTGCCTTTGGCGAACGGCATCTGAATCATGGTAACCATCGCAAACTAAAAGGTGCTTTGATGGCTATTGGATTCATCGTTGCGATATTTGCTACTACGTGGTTTATCCGTAAGTGCTGTTTATTGGTTAACGTTTATTTGTTATTGGCGTTCGACGCCATCGCTGTGTTTTACTGCTTGGCGGGAACGACACTTATCCGTGAGGTGCGACAGGTGTTTCTGGCCTTAGACAGATCGTTAGACGAGGGTAGGGCGCAGGTGGCCCGTATTGTGGGTCGCGACACCTCGGAGCTGTCGGCACAAGAGGTACGTACGGCAGCACTCGAGACGCTGGCCGAGAACCTGAGTGATGGAGTAATAGCGCCGCTGTTCTGGTTGATGTTGCTGGGCACACCTGGTATGCTGGCTTATAAGATGGTGAACACACTCGACTCGATGATTGGCTACCATACCGAACGCTACCTGCAGTTTGGCTGCTGGGCTGCCCGTATCGATGATGTAGCCAACTACATCCCCGCGCGCTTAACTGCGTTACTGATGGTTATTTGGTGCCCAAAGTGCCTTGGTTTCGTGCGCAAATACGGTTGCTGTCATGCTTCACCAAATAGCGGTTATCCTGAGGCTGCATTAGCCAGCATTCTGAATTGCAGGTTTGGTGGACCACATAAGTATTTCGGCGAAGTATTCGATAAACCTTATATTGGTGATAACGATCGCGAGTTGACTACAGCAGATATGAAAACAGCTGTACGAGTAAATCGCACAGCTGAAATCATCATGGTTGTTATCGTGTTAGCAAGTAGTCTTATTAGCCTACTTTAA
- a CDS encoding TonB-dependent receptor plug domain-containing protein, producing MRIKYFSFLVVLLSGSTAFSQIHKTDSNAVRRSYNLNPVVVTGSGHHQRLKSTATPVRVLSSQEMREQGITTFDGALTRMMPQASMAPSSMGSFLRLNGLGNKYILILINGQKLSGDISNNVDLNRINMSRVKRIEVLDGAASSLYGSDAIAGVINIITDQPTQDMMSVSSDTRVSGHGVLTESVGLDIFKNGFGSYTSFMHDRADSYRNNDLELVKGSDTETQASIAPLFTGYRSDIIGQKFTYTPNKHLALNAGIDYSYKITDRPETRSDITGGTDYEMRYKGLRWNVGGIYKFTAKNSIQADFVVDRFRYGKEYDVATKTNAIGDYVQSKKQRMMEGQLKAILGLTAHSTTIFGADWRKEYLNATSGNIDSHVYSLAAYAQHEMTLLKNLTATLGLRLTHHETFDQHLTPKATLMYAPGNFRFRATYSAGFRAPGLDELYYHYFSVNRGKAQISFGNQDLKPEKSNYFALNAEYRTQALAVSVTGYLNRINDMVVKQNVDVDDASRQMLMTEFPEMTQDQADKMVSYALYQNSDKGDVKGVQMNVSANLFSGFNLSVNYVYTYTRTHSGEVWTVLERSMRHAATVAANYHHAWGKYALTVNLNGRLQSKTYYTGSYEDAPGFGLWNLHTTHAFDVAKWAYLEPSIGVDNIFDKVDRRLDSSTRKYALYTPGRMLVVGLKVKFKN from the coding sequence ATGAGGATTAAATATTTCTCGTTCCTGGTGGTACTCCTTTCGGGGAGTACCGCCTTTTCACAAATTCATAAGACGGACTCGAATGCTGTCCGTCGTTCGTATAACCTAAATCCTGTGGTTGTCACTGGCTCTGGTCATCACCAGCGCCTGAAATCAACAGCCACACCAGTAAGAGTGCTCTCCAGTCAGGAGATGCGTGAACAAGGTATCACGACCTTCGACGGCGCACTCACACGCATGATGCCGCAGGCATCGATGGCTCCCAGCAGCATGGGGAGCTTCCTCAGACTGAACGGACTTGGCAATAAATACATCCTGATTCTGATAAACGGTCAGAAACTATCGGGCGACATCTCAAACAATGTGGATCTGAATCGTATCAACATGTCGCGCGTAAAACGTATCGAGGTGCTTGATGGGGCTGCCTCGTCACTCTATGGTAGTGATGCCATCGCGGGTGTCATCAATATCATCACCGATCAGCCTACACAGGATATGATGAGCGTCAGCAGCGACACGCGTGTGTCGGGGCATGGCGTGCTCACAGAGTCGGTTGGTCTCGACATCTTCAAGAATGGCTTCGGTTCCTACACCTCGTTCATGCATGATAGGGCCGACAGTTATCGTAACAACGACCTGGAACTGGTGAAAGGTTCCGACACAGAAACTCAGGCGTCGATAGCCCCGCTGTTCACCGGCTATCGCTCTGATATCATCGGACAGAAATTTACTTATACCCCCAATAAGCATTTGGCGCTGAATGCGGGTATAGACTATTCATATAAGATAACCGATCGCCCAGAAACACGCAGCGATATCACTGGCGGTACCGACTACGAGATGCGCTACAAAGGACTGCGATGGAACGTGGGCGGAATCTATAAGTTTACGGCCAAGAACTCGATTCAGGCCGATTTCGTGGTGGACCGTTTCCGTTATGGCAAGGAGTATGATGTGGCCACGAAGACCAATGCCATTGGCGACTACGTGCAGTCGAAGAAGCAGCGCATGATGGAGGGACAGTTGAAAGCCATCCTGGGACTGACAGCGCACTCTACCACCATCTTCGGTGCCGACTGGCGCAAGGAGTATCTCAATGCCACCAGCGGTAATATCGACAGTCATGTGTATTCGCTCGCTGCCTATGCCCAGCACGAGATGACGCTGCTGAAGAACCTGACGGCGACACTGGGATTGCGACTGACGCATCATGAGACGTTTGACCAGCATCTCACACCAAAAGCCACACTGATGTATGCACCGGGAAACTTCAGATTCCGAGCTACTTACTCTGCCGGTTTCCGTGCACCTGGGCTCGATGAACTCTACTACCACTATTTCTCAGTGAATCGTGGTAAGGCACAGATCAGCTTTGGCAATCAGGACCTGAAGCCTGAGAAGAGCAACTACTTCGCACTGAATGCTGAATATCGTACACAGGCTCTGGCTGTGAGTGTGACGGGCTATCTGAACCGTATCAACGATATGGTGGTGAAACAGAATGTGGATGTGGATGATGCCAGTAGGCAGATGCTCATGACAGAATTCCCGGAGATGACACAGGACCAGGCCGACAAGATGGTGAGCTACGCCCTGTATCAGAACAGTGATAAAGGCGACGTGAAGGGTGTGCAGATGAATGTGTCGGCTAATCTCTTCAGTGGTTTCAACCTCTCAGTCAACTATGTTTATACGTATACCCGCACCCATAGTGGTGAGGTGTGGACGGTGCTGGAGCGCAGTATGCGCCACGCTGCTACGGTGGCAGCCAACTACCATCATGCCTGGGGCAAATATGCACTCACCGTGAACCTGAATGGACGATTGCAGTCGAAGACTTATTATACGGGCAGTTATGAAGATGCGCCTGGTTTCGGTTTGTGGAACCTGCATACCACGCATGCCTTTGATGTGGCCAAGTGGGCTTATCTGGAGCCTAGCATCGGTGTAGATAATATCTTCGATAAGGTTGACCGTCGCTTAGACTCTTCTACGCGCAAGTATGCGCTATACACACCAGGACGCATGCTGGTGGTAGGACTGAAAGTAAAATTCAAAAACTAA
- the cobJ gene encoding precorrin-3B C(17)-methyltransferase: protein MGKIIVAGIGPGSQQDITPAVLEAVRQADVIVGFQYYFQFIMPYVKADCECIDTGMKKERQRAAQAFELAEQDKTVVVISSGDAGIYGMTPLIYEMRRERGSDIEIVSLPGISAFQKAASLLGAPIGHDMCIISMSDLMTPWEVIERRIVAAAMGDFVTAVYNPKSHGRYWQLYRLQEIFLQHRSAETPVGYVRQAGRDDEVVKLTTLGAFDPEDVDMFTVIIIGNSQSYIADGRLITPRGYYREVVAEGEKVGQNIMITSFLTIAKELKRQDYPLDHKWALLHAIHTTADFDMENILYSDEGAVETLYQKVKDGTLKTIISDVTMVTSGIRKGAVERLGLEVKCYLSDPRATEMAEHLGITRTQAGIRLAVEEHPDALFAFGNAPTALMELCELVRKGKAHPAGIIAAPVGFVHVCESKHMVKPFRDIPKLIVEGRKGGSNLAATLCNAILTFDDAAQLKPGRDL from the coding sequence ATGGGAAAGATTATCGTAGCTGGCATTGGTCCTGGTTCGCAGCAGGACATCACACCTGCAGTGCTCGAGGCAGTGCGACAGGCCGACGTGATAGTGGGCTTTCAGTATTACTTCCAGTTTATCATGCCTTATGTAAAGGCCGACTGTGAGTGTATCGACACGGGTATGAAGAAGGAACGCCAGCGCGCTGCACAGGCTTTTGAACTGGCCGAACAGGATAAGACGGTGGTGGTGATCTCTTCGGGTGATGCCGGCATCTACGGTATGACGCCCTTGATCTATGAGATGCGCCGCGAACGTGGCTCGGATATCGAAATCGTGTCGCTGCCGGGCATATCCGCCTTCCAGAAGGCTGCCTCACTGTTGGGTGCGCCTATCGGGCATGATATGTGTATCATCTCGATGAGCGACCTGATGACGCCTTGGGAGGTGATAGAACGTCGCATAGTGGCGGCTGCGATGGGTGACTTTGTGACGGCGGTCTATAATCCCAAATCGCATGGGCGCTACTGGCAGCTGTATCGCTTGCAAGAGATATTCCTGCAGCATCGTTCGGCTGAAACCCCTGTGGGCTATGTGCGCCAGGCGGGTCGCGACGACGAGGTGGTGAAGTTGACGACTCTCGGCGCTTTCGACCCTGAGGATGTGGATATGTTTACCGTCATCATCATCGGTAATTCCCAGTCCTATATAGCTGACGGCCGCCTGATTACGCCACGCGGTTACTACCGTGAGGTGGTGGCTGAAGGCGAGAAAGTGGGGCAGAACATCATGATAACCTCATTCCTCACCATCGCAAAGGAACTGAAACGACAGGACTATCCGCTCGACCATAAATGGGCACTGCTGCATGCCATCCATACTACAGCCGACTTTGATATGGAGAATATCCTGTATTCTGACGAAGGGGCTGTAGAAACGCTCTATCAGAAGGTGAAGGATGGCACACTGAAGACGATCATCAGCGATGTGACGATGGTGACCAGTGGTATCCGCAAGGGAGCGGTAGAGCGACTGGGTCTTGAGGTGAAATGTTATCTCTCAGACCCACGTGCTACTGAGATGGCAGAGCACTTGGGTATCACGCGTACGCAGGCTGGCATTCGTCTGGCCGTGGAGGAGCATCCTGATGCACTGTTTGCTTTTGGCAATGCACCAACAGCGCTTATGGAACTGTGTGAACTGGTGCGCAAAGGCAAAGCGCATCCAGCCGGTATCATCGCGGCACCTGTGGGGTTTGTGCATGTGTGCGAGTCGAAACACATGGTGAAACCTTTCCGCGATATTCCCAAACTGATAGTGGAAGGACGTAAAGGCGGTAGCAATCTGGCTGCGACACTCTGTAATGCGATTCTGACTTTTGATGATGCTGCACAACTAAAACCTGGTCGCGACTTATGA